In Conger conger chromosome 9, fConCon1.1, whole genome shotgun sequence, the genomic stretch AAGTCGGCCGTGTGCGCGTTCCAGCTCAGAGACGTGAAGAAGGTGTTCTCCGGGAACTACAAGGTGCTGAACCGGGACACGTTACGCTGGAGCACCCGGCTACAGGAGAAGGAAGCCAACCCAGGAGAGGTGAGGTTCCCGGGAGCGCTGTTAAACCAGCGGTCGGCTGCCCTGGTCCTGGGATGGGTTCGGAATGGCCCCCTGTACACTATATAGTGCACTATTTAGAGGATCGGCCATTTTGTAGGGTGGCCGAATTTACGGTATCAAATTTTACTAAGGAGTAAGCTTGAAATACAGTAACTGCACAACGCACTGCAAAATGTAGGGTACAGACGATGTACAAACGATGCATGAATGATGTAGGGTACAGACGATGTACAAACGATGCATGAATGATGTAGGGTACAGACGATGTACAGTACTACACTACTAGAACGCAGGAGAGATTTTTGTCAACATGTGCTGCGCTCGTCTACAAACGTAAGGCTGGCAGAACATGCTCATGCCAGCAAAAAGTGGATTTCCCTTCTATAGGGAAGGAGGGTATGAGTGAgccccggagagccgcagggtgtgctggcttttctcCTCTCTGCAGTGCCGACACATATGAGTAGATTACCGGACTCGATTCGTAATGTCTGcgtaacagctgtgtgtgttgttccgTGCGaggtctctcactcactctctgtccctctctgtagTGCGGGCTGCACAACGCGTCAGACAGCACCCTGAGGTTCGTGAAGGAGAACTTCCTGGCGGACCTCGGCGTGCCCCCCCACGGGAAGGCCCCGGCCCTGGTGTCAGCTGACCATCGCTACCGCAGGATCGCGGTCCAGACGACCCGCGGAGCCGACGGCAGGGACTACACCGTGCTCTTCCTGCTCACCGGTGCGAACGCGCTACGCTGACGGCATGCCCACGTGTATCGCACTAGAAAGTTTAGCATTGTGCTAATATTTTAGCATTGTGCTAATATTTTAGCATTGTGCTAATATTTTAGCACTAACATGTTTGCGTCATGCTAACATTTTAGCATTGTGCTAACATGCTTGCGTCATGCTAACGTTTTAGCATTGTGCTAACATGCTTGCGTCATGCTAACGTTTTGGCTGCGTTTGCTGGCATTGTCCACATCACTgtcttttaaatgtaaaacatttaaaatgtaaaacaaatacacatCCACATTTCCCTTATTTGTATTAGTTTTGCCCAATATTCCTTGTATTACCAGTGGTGTGTTATGTGCGTTAGCAATGCTATCGCTTCCCCTCCCCAGAGTCCGGCTTCCTGCAGAAAGTGGTGCTGCTGGACCAGGGACCGCACATCATCGAGGAGGTGCAGGTCTTCCAGCAGCCTCAGGCCGTCAGTAACCTCCTGCTCTCCGTCTCTAAGGTACtgcatctctctcgctctcctccctccctctctttctcctccaccctctctgccaCTTCAAACCTCCTTTTTCCTCAAGTCTCAAAGGAAGGAAATCACCCTCTCCTCCGCACGAATACACACGGTGTTCCACTACTATCTCTCGATCTCCTCTCATTTCTCCTCTGTTTCccccagagagaaagagagagaatggaagagagagggagcaggggcaaagatgaaggagagagtgagagagagagaaatctctTTGGGCATCTCGTCCCACAGATAGTTAATCCGCTGCTCATGGTGGTCACATGACTGCCCCGTCTCCATGGAGACATAGATGAAGGAGAGAGCCAcccaggggggggggcgggggggttggggcAGATTTGGGGGGTGGCAGAGGATACGTTCTCCACAAACAGGCCGAACAGATGTCTGAATTAGCACGGCTAACCCCGTCGGCCATTATAATGAGCGCGTTCAAAAGTGAACCAGAGCAGACATGCCTGAACAGAACAGAATCAGCGTTTCCCTGAGCGGTTCTGTGTTGTTGCCCGCAGGCTTACAGCCTACAcgagcctgtgtgtttgtgaacgtAGACCCTCGCTTATCTCTCCAATTCGTCTACCATTAGTTGTAAGGCCACGAACataagtccagtacacaaggtagaagTCTGTAACCACCTTACCGAGACATCTACAACTTCAGGAGCTAGTCGTTGGAAGGGTCCTTAAAATTTTTCACTGGTATTATTTCATTATAGTGTTTTTTGCGAGGTTGGGTTTGATAATCTTTATTAAGGTCGGTGTGCCTGCAGAGGTCGATGCTGTGATGCTGGACAAGGTAAACCTGGGTAAACCTGGGTTCGAGGTAAACCTGGGCCTTTCTAGTGTTAGTGTTAAAATGCCCTTAAATTTAGCACAGGGAAATGACAGGAAGACCAGTATCCCTGAACGGGACGTCCCGGGCCAGCAGGCTGTGAAGGAGGGTTTGGGTATTAACTCAGATTATCCCTCTGGCCCCCCACCCAGTGATCTTCCGGTGTCTCCTTTCTTCTGCTTGGAGACTGGCCCAGGTCACCGGGCTGACCTGGATGCTGATTGCTGGGCTTTTGCCTGGCACGTTGCCGACAGTTCTTGAACAACATTTGCATCTCACTGTCCTTGAAATGCTCGGAAAAATCAACCAAATATGTCACAGGAAAACAAATTACTTGCTTTCTATCTAACTGTATATCTTGATTTGACTTGCAGTTATTGTCATATCTGTAGACTTATGGTACTGACAAATTGAATACTTCACTGGACTGGACAAAAGTTACTGAGTTTTAATCAAAAATCAGGATATGAATTGAAAAATCCTCATCGACCATTCTTGGCCTTTTTCATTCCTCAATGCAAAATCCGTTCGTTTCCTGAATTGAAATGTTCCGAGAGATTCCGATTGGCTGATTTGAGTGGGTGTGGTCGGCAGGGCGTGGTCTTCGTGGGCACCTCCCACGGGGTGGTCCGGGTGCCCGTGTCCAACTGCTCGTACTACTGGAGCTGTGCGGAGTGTGTGCTGTCCCGGGACCCCTTCTGTGCCTGGGACCCCCACAGACAGGCCTGCGCTGAGGTCTCCAGCATCCCAGCCGACGCgtgagtccctgtgtgtgtgtgtgtgtgtgagagggagtgagtgtgtgtgtgtgagggagtgagtgtgtgtgtgagtgtgtgtgtgtgagtgagtgagtgagtgagtgagtgagtgagtgtgtgagtgtgtgagtgtgtgtgtgagtgtgtgagtgagtgagtgagtgagtgagtgagtgtgtgagtgtgtgtgtgtgtgtgtgtgtgtgagggtgagtgggtgtgtgtgtgagggagtgagtgtgtgtgtgtgtgtgtgtgtgtgagtgtgtgtgtgtgtgtgagtgtgtgtgggtgtgtgtgagagtgtgagtgagtgtgtgagggagtgagtgtgtgtgagtgagtgtgtgagtgtgtgtgagtgagtgtgtgtgtgaatgagtgggtgtgtttgagtagtccctgtgtgtgtgagagtgtgtgtgtgtgtgtgtgtgagtgagcatttatgtgtgcacatgcctgtgtgtttttctgctgcgctgtgttgtgttgtttgtggTAGGCGCGCCACCTAGTGGGTGTACTCTGCAATGACCAGCAGCCTCGTATTGAATGACTGTGGAGCTGTTTTGGGTGGGTGGGGCGACGCTGAGTCAGTGCTGGTCAGACCATGATCCTGCTTGCTTACATGGCGCCATGTAGTGTGCAAGGTCTAAGATTACACCCAAGCCAGGCAAAAATGTttgatacatttaataaaaatagagCCATTTTGTGTCCACCGATAATTTTGTCAAAATGTGTGTTCTTCCAGCTAGCTGTGTAATTAAACTTTCTTCTGTTGTGGCCATCAAATTCTTCTCTTCATAAAAACACAGATTGTTGTGCTCAGTTCAGTATTTTGGATGTACAAATAAAGccactctctttttctttctcttttagaAGCCAAGATGTGGCAGGGGTAAACGTGGCAGGGATGTGCAGTGAGGCCACCATAACCCCCAGAGCCAGATCTGGCCAACCCAGGACCCCCACAGGTACGTGCCACGTGACAGGATAGCGGAGGTACCCCAAAAGGCTACCTTTAGGGTACACGCAGTCCCATTCATCCGTAGAACTGTAGGCATCACCGATGAGAATAGTGAGAAACTCACTTATGCCTATCCCATAGAAGGCATAGAATTTACGCCTAGACGTAGCGCTGCATCCAGTTGGTGCAACAGGTGACTTTTCCGCACATTGTATGTTGGGTGTAACGTTAAGATCAGGCATATGTCCAGTTCCtgcccaaccatgttcctggagatccaccatcctatagattttcactccaaccctaacacaaaacacatcttATTATACTTGTTAGGAGCTCAAGTTAGATTTCTATCTGTTGAACGAgttgtgctgtgttagggttgcAGTGAAACTCTACAGCTtgggagatctccaggaacagggttgggcagccctgctctagctgttgaatgaggtgtgctttgttagggttggagtgaagacctacaggacggtagatctccaggagcagggttgggcagtagatctccaggagcagggttgggcagggttgaggtgtgcttggttagggttggagtgaaaacctacaggatggtagacctccaggagcagggttgggcagtagatctccaggagcagggttgggcagggttgaggtgtgcttggttagggttggagtgaaagcctacaggacggtagacctccaggagcagggttgggcagtagatctccaggagcaggattgggcagtagatctccaggagcagggttgggcagtagaTCCCCAGGAGTAGGGTTgggcagtagatctccaggagcagggttgggcagtagatctccaggagcagggttgggcaggagatctccaggagcagggttgggcagtagatctccaggagcagggttgggcaggccTGGTGCCTTCGGGCTGTTCTGTGACTGGGGGAGTAACGGGGTGTCTCGTTCCCCAGAGGAGGAGGTGCTGGTGTCCCTGAACGAGGTGGTGACACTGCGCTGCCCCGGGACCTCCAGGCTGGCCTCCCTGCTCTGGGATGGCCCCAGCGGGCCCCTGGCCCCGGAGCTGTACCTCCAGCGAGACGACGGGCGGCTGAGCTTCCTGGCCTCGGCCCTCACGCTGGGGCCCCACCGGTGCTACTCGCTGGAGAGCGGCCACCAGCAGGCCCTGGCGCTGTACGCCGTGACGCAGAGAGACGcgccagcagggggccccgccCAAACCCCCACGCCGGGCGCGGCCCCCACCAGGGGCGTCACCCCCTCGGCCCCCGCGCGGCAGCCAGGAGGAGGGCCCGCGGCCGAGACCACGTCCGAGGCCCCGTCCCACACCGCCGCTCCCGAACCCACGACGGGTTCCAGGGCCCCCGTTCCCGCGGCGACCCGGAACCCGAGCGCGGCCGAGCGGCCCGGGCCCGCCCCCGACCCGCCGCAGGGGCGGAGCTACTACGAGGAGCTGGTGGCGGTGTCGGTGCTGCTGGCGCTGGCGCTGTGCGCCCTGACCGCCGGGGCGCTCTGCTGGCTGCGCCAGCGCTGCAGGCGCAAGGCCGCCCCCCAGGTGTACCCCCGCCGGGCCTCGGAGGCAGACGTGCCCCAGGAGCACGACCCCCTCGCCCCCGACGCCCCCAAACTGCAGCAGAGCAAGCCTCCGCTCGCCCTGGAGAACGGCTCGCTAACGGGCTCCAACGGACACCTGCCCAACACCCCCATCTAGGGCCTGAGGCCCGACGCAAACCCCGCCCGCTCTGTGCTCACCGTTTATAAGTGAAGTTCCTGACCTCATCTTCGTCCAACTTCCTGTACCCTGAGCCAGAGAAACCGGAGTGATGACTCACGAGTCCGCGTACTGTCCCTTTAAACCTGATGTAAACGAGGACGCTTGTTGTTTGTATCGCATTGTAAAACCCAAACGGGACTGAAGTATCAGATGGAACACGTCTATGCCCGTGGACTCCACTGGGGGGCGATAGAGTGTAACTTGTGAGTGCGCGTGAacgtgtgcgtgaatgtgtgtgtttgtgaacgcgtgtgtgtgtgtgtgatgcgaTTCTGGACtgcttttgtacattttacattttccagaAAGAAAAGAGCCAATATGCCGATCTGTAGAATGTATGTGGGAGACTCTGACTCTGGGGTGTAAGTCACATTCTCAATGCTTCACAGTTTCAGTCCTTTCAGAACTTTCTAGAAACACGGTAGTGCACTGGGGGAAGCCACAAGACACCGAGACCTGTATGGTACTAGAGGAAGATCCCTGAAGTTAATGAATCACTATGAAATGGTCACAACAGGAACCTGAAGCCAAAAGGAGGCCATTTTGAATCGGAGCTCAGGGGGGAGACTCTTATAATGACAGTTGTGCGTAACACAAGATGGAGGCTGTGATATTTTGCTGTGTTGATTAGATTCAtcagttatagttatagttatttaTCAGAAGTGTAGCTACTCCTTGCTACCAAATGAAACCTCGCTAACTAGATCTTAACCGCCTCTGTATAATTTTAGGTAGTCAGCATGGACTTCAGCTGATTATAGACATTCAATGAACTTGTGCGACTTCATGAGAATATGACAATATGCGAGAAAAGcacataattttatatttttcaattgTTACAATTTTGTAGGAAGTGAGTTTTTCGTGATGGATTCAGACGCATTGCACCTATGAGATTTAAAGTGAAGCGTTAAATGAAATGTCGCCCTACAGTGTAAAGTAACTGCTCTCTGTATATTTAAGGTAACTAACTCAAGTTGTTAATGGGTACGGCCTTAACAAAATATTCCATTAACTCCATCAACCCCACGAACCCCCCATCAGAATGGACCAAATCTAAGGACCGTCAACAAGCTAGAGATGATACAAGTGTCATCAAAACTGAAGTAATTTTGATGATGTCAGTATATGAATACAGTAGCTGCCTGACTTTGGGAACGTATGCATGGTGACCTATGGGCAGTTTTGGTGGAAGTATCTAAAATAAACCCGAGCTTTGTGAATATAGGTGAGCCCCTGGCTCCAGCAGCAATGCAGTGGGAGTGATATTTATATCCCATCATGCCCTTATACACATTCTTAAACGAGCGGTCAGTCAGCGggatagaagaagaagaaaaagaagaagaagaaggaggagaaggtgTACTTCATTGAACCCCATGGGGGtgatgtgtcctctgcatttgacccatcctagttactgaggaggcagtgggcagccacagtgcagtgcaatgtggggttaagggccttgctcaagggcccaacagctgtgcttatcgtggctacactggggcttgaaccaccaagtaGGCAATGGGTTCCAGTCaattaccttagccactacgctgcaggctgtACAGTTTGGTGGACACAAAGtcaattataattactttgacTTCTACTTCCTGGGTTTACAAGATTTCATCTCTAGCATCTTTTGTGCTGCTTCCTCATCCTTGAATCAACACATCTTCCTCTAACTTTCAGTGCTGCagtcttttattcatttatcgGTAATGTTTTAATTCCTGTAGAACAAGCAGACCTCTTAACTAATGTTGTGCAGAAATGAATCTAGTTTCTGgttataaaatgtattctttcaaCCTTGACTGGATCTGAACATGCATATCGGAAAAATCACTCAACTTTTGAGATTGccaaatttgtatttttgttttttacatgtGTAGATTAAGAAATGTTTTGCTTGGTGGCAATAGAAGCACAGAAATATTGAGAAGTAATATCTGTAAGCAATTCTGATCAATAACAggttaaaaaaagtgttttttcctTCAACTTTAAAATTATGGTACTTTTTTTCTCTGTTGGAATTTATCCTGTGTAACAGCTTTTTTATTGAGAAACTTGtttcatctttatttttatacagaGTTTACCTGGCTGTTGCAGAGTTTGGCAAATAAATATATCATGTTCAAACAGGGGAAAACGGTGGACTTGGAATGTGGCTGTGGTGCAGAAGTGATGAGACAAGCAAAACGGACTCTTCTGGAGCAAAAGTAATTCTGTAGAGAGGTCAAGGGAAGCTCAGGAAACTATCCAAGCATtgcatcaacacacacacgcacacatgcacacatgcacacacacacacacacacacacagaactagtGTGATATCAATCATGTATTCTACTACAATATCTGTTATCATGCTGCACATGTCAAGATAATAAATGGTATGAATACTTGGGACCCTTTTGTTTAGACAGCCTCTTAAAaaagcatacatacatacatccatCAGCTTCCAGATGCTGATTTCTTTTCAGGCATCAGGCAATAGTAGATCAGAACATAACTGAAAAAAGTAAAGCTTGCAACAACaaggtatttatttaattattttactagtGTTCTTGACAAGTGACGTTTAGAATGATATTTTGTTCTTCATCGGGACAAAGATCAAGGTGATCATGTGAGTTTAACTGTCCAAACcgatacactgcaaaaaaaaagaaaaaagaaatcagtcttaacaagcatattagtcttatatttagacttaaaatcatatttctattacttttttactAAATGACGCAAGAAAAAAGCCAATAAGGTGAGAATGTTTGACTAAGTTCAAGATTTTCCAATGGGGTGAGAAGAATtcacttttcaagcaaacagtaacttaaaacaagataatattCAAGATAAAAATTTCCTGGGCAGACCAACTGACATAGTACGGTTTGCTCCTTTAGCATCTGAGAAGGCATTCTGCAGCCTGTAAACCACAGGCATACGTCATTACAGATTGAACGTGCCCCGGGTCAAGCTACTCAGCTCTACGATTGGCCATTCATACGtgcccatttcctgtttcaTCATTTCCCCGTTTCATCTTCGGATGCCACAGAATCTCAGGACAAACACATGTAAATACGCCCCGGAAAATATCCGGGAAAGAAACAAGTTTTGGCAGGAGAAGACAGTTGATCAGTTTCAGGACGTTTGTGGATGTACAGATACGTTTCTTGTGTTGCATGCGTATTTCTCCAtgctgcacagtaaaatgtccagtgttaaccCAGAGAGAGGACATATGAGTGCAAAAGGGACCATGCATACTCGGATTGAgttgatttaaaggtacaataggtaatttcggactaaACATgccactgtttatccctcccccttctttgTGAACTCACTGacgttgaacccccccccccaccaatgagcttgaattattgtacagccatacaatgttttggtgacggtgtccatcaactgtatatgtTGAAACAAGAATttgaatttaaggacaataaacacaagcagagggtgagtcaacatgtcagtgagcctttttcaatgataggaagggatttgcaatggtcttgtgacaatgttttaacccaaatgtcttacctattgtacctttaacacaaAACATGTTTGCCCCAGAGGGAGCAGTTCTTTTGAAGGCATCCATCAGAAGGGGGTCAGAGCGAACAACAGGTCGTTGTTCTCCGAGTATCATTTTGAAACTTTACTCCCAGTCGTAACCTTGGAATTATACAGTTCTCTCTGTGAGTGAGCTCCATGCAGATACAACCTTATGAAtgtagcattttttcatactttcaaaCCGTATGTTTGTGTAaatcacacatatatttagtgtCCTATAAACAATGTATTTATGACACTTAACTCGTTTCTTGTCAAAATTGTCAGAACCTTATAAATTCAAGGTCTTGCAGTGCAGAGTAGGGGGTGAAATGATGGGCGTgggagacgggtgcgtggggggttggacccaaaatgcacgactcagaaacagaggTGTAAAAGTCCtgttagggctttattcagggagaGTCCAGTGAGcatcaataaacaggcttggatcgtaatgggtagacaatggcttgacaaaactgCTAAAGAgctgcactgacaaacaggaggcaacaatttcacaaagacatgacatggaactgagctttatatgcaggtgtagacaggtgcagacaattagattgagagcagcatgagaatggaaatcaggtgtggaggactgacaagttaacaaggtaattagtcatcgttagtaataaacctatcctgccctagcattagtaaattagtaaatgacattcacaagaaatgtaaggtaacatgaacacatggttagaatgttagtattacccaatcctgatctaaagttagtagattagtaagaagacaaggggaATTGAAACaattgtgagtgagtgacagaaagagagagagagaaggcaggaatgcaaggtttgcagaaagacacaaaaaagtgtatgctaagcaatgaacagaaccacataacatgaaacaaacataaatcatgacataacaagttcgcaactgtgacatgaataaactacataatgtgacatgacaagactaacaattaaatcgtaacaacaacatgaaacataacatgacatgaaaattaaatgtaacaagaaatgtaaccagaaataaagcataacaagcgagactagactaacataatacgtgacatgacaataacgtaactaagacaatgactaaacatgaaacatgacgagACAAACATGAAGCGTGACagcgtgtttctgtgttttcaacaATCATTAGTTTTTGGTGTCCTGGCTGGGACCTAACCATAAACCTGTCTGGTTATCCCGTTTCAAAGCTGACATGAATCATCTAGCCCTACTCCCTGTGGTGTAGACACAGCAATGCAAAAGACATTGAATGGGGAAGTGTCCAAGATGGCCATGAACAATAATGGATGTAAAACCAAACCAGCAAACCACAATGGTCAATGTGCAACATCCATCAAACCAGACCTACTAACAGCAGTTGTTCCACTTGCTTTCCATTGCCTACTTCCAAGTAACTGCTTCTATGTGTACATGTAACATCTGAAGTGCTTAATTTCATAGATGGGAATGATGAAATATTCCTTTATGGAAAAGTATTAGGATGTACTGCTGAGACCCAACCGTGAGTTCCAGCCAACCGCAGAACACTTCGTGAACTTGGCCTTGCTGCttttactatttattttttcattcaaacacaacaaaatgtaCACAATATCACaggtttcaacgtcagtgcgttcATCGAGAGGTGTTTCTTGCTGAAATTCCTCTCCTGACCGTTAGAAATCCGAAATGACCTGTTATACCTTTAAGTAGCTTCTGAATTTCTCATAGCCTGTAATGACTTGATCTCAATGGTTTAGAATTGGAGCTATGCTTTATACTCCATACTGCAAGTGTGACTTCACAAGGTTCTGAAATGCTGCAAAGAAATCTCGTTTATGATGAGCATATTCGCTGGAACGGTTATGTTATTGAGCTAAAAACAAATAGCGCGCTCTTGCTTTTAGAAGCTGGTGACGTCAGAGCGATAGGATACTCAATTGGCAAAGTTTTGTACTGTGGATAAATAGAACCACCGGCCGCCGTTCAGCTCTAACGTCATTTACTGGGAGAACGGGAAAGACTGGTAAATAACAGTGTTGTACACAATCGTTTTCCGCTTAATTTCCTACATTTCTGACCATATAATATAGCCAATCCCGAgacaatatatgaatatatgaaatTAGGCCTACTCTTCTGGAACAACAGCAGAATTATTTACAAATACGAAACGCGAAACCCTTCCTTCAGCCTTATCTGCCTTCTGAAAATAGGTTGCCTAGGTTACATATTTGTCTGCGGTATTCAGTAAAGTTTGTgggtcttgtttttgttttgttttttcgttTTAGAGCATCGTCCATTTGTAGCCATATTAATACAGACAGTAGCTATCTCCGGTTAATAAAGGGGTTAAGCTTCGTCAAACTTGCCATTGTTGCTCAACCTTTCTGCGTGACTGATATTTGATCGGGTGCGGTGAATGAGGAAGTAGAAGTCGTTCCCGTAAATTGCTCGGGGATTTTTTGGAACCAGTTGTTTTTCAGCGCGCAGTGTCGGCGAAAACACTTTACCACTTTATCGAAGTTTTCAAAGCTCGCAACTGGTAAATATACGCTTAATTAATACGACTTGCATATTCAACGGAGTTAAGTAGGCATACTTTAGCAATAGCTAACttacatttgtttaaatgaCCAACGCGAGAATAGTTTATTACATTAAAAAAGTATCTGGAAACTAAAATGTAGGCTGTTGCTGTAGCTATAGGCTCTAAACACTTTGGTTACAGGCGAAAATGAAGATAAATAGGATGTTTATCCATCCTAAATGTTTGACTATCTGTAGCCTAAACAAACCTGCGCAGTTCCTAAAGTAAAATGTTGCGCAGATGTTCAGCTACCATTCTTATTTTGAGGTAGGATATGCTTTGGTAAATACGGTCTATTCATACGTTTGAATAGCTAATCAGTGTATGTCGTTGAAATAATCTATAACTTCTAGTTTAGGCTTTAAAATAAGTTGTTTTGGGGTATTGTTTTATGTTGTTTCGCAGATTGTCGTCGGCAAGATGTCGGTCTCTGTGACTACTGTCAATGGACTGGTCGTCGTCACTCAAGTCTttcagcagggagaggagaTGAAGATCCCTTTGAACACCATTCCAACACCTGCAGCACCTGCTGCAGCGAAACCGGTGGAGTCCGTTGAACCATCGAGCCCCGTGTCCCCGATGACGAAGCGATTCATCCAGGGTCAACCAAAACCACTGGGAGTGAGTTCCTAACATCTATTTACCTTAAGACACGCTCACGTATGATTGAATTGCGAAACGTTACCTGTAAGGCCCCGACTCGTTCTGACATTGGAAGCTGGCATTTCCTGCTTACTCTCGAAGTACGTAGGTAGGTGCATTCCAAGTATATTAGGCGACTATTAACGCTGCCTCATGCAAAATAAACGTATTGTATTGTTTATAAGTAAGTGTACATTTTCATGGTCCTTTGGAATGGTGTGCGTTCACTGGGCTGACTTGATTCTGGCCCTTTAAGGACTTGGTCGGTGTTCAATTTTCCAGGTTTTTTGTGACTGCGAAAGCGGAAATTGGGTTAGTGATGAAACAATCGCACACCATTAGCGTTTAGACGCTGTCAGGCGGATAGACCGCAAGGAAACTTCGGTCTCATATCAGACAAAGCGCTTTAAACCGTTCACCAAACTTCACTTATTTTTCTACTCAAAACGGCTTGTGTGAGCTGCAAAGCTACCCCCTTctgtatatacttttattttttgagtTAGAGGAACAAGATATATTATTGTGCACCCATAAGCTGACGCTTGTAACCAAaacgacttgcagttgattagactaagcaagggccaATCTCCCCTgcggcaatgcagggttcagctgcactgatcttgttgtggctaaaCTAGTGCtaaaccttctgggtcccagtcacgtcccttagccacttggctacaggctgccctttttGATGGAGCACGCCTAGCGCCTGTTGAGTGAGGATTTTGAGAAACCCAAATGCTCGTTCACTGAGCGGGTAAGATTCCTGCTGGTTCTGATTGTTTGTCCTTTGTGCCTGGCTTACCTCAGATTAGTGAACAATTTTcaccaagggcccaacagctgtgcggatcttgttgtggctaccccagggatcgaaccactgaccttgtggcaggtcccagtcatgtaccttagccactacactacaggctgccctgttattaa encodes the following:
- the LOC133137656 gene encoding semaphorin-4A-like, which translates into the protein MALWRLAWVVMAMLPACPCRLVPRVSFSAGSPGRLLTVFTNPNITNTTTLLLGKDGETLVVGARDAVISLDVGRPGVMEMKSKVDWFPSSEDLEHCSVKGQKTKDCHNFIRVLQFLNSTHMYACGTFAFSPQCAYIDSRDFALTYGPSGEPDTGRGRCPYNPYQRNTAITVHGELYVSGVADYLGIRPVISRYLSKGSRDLKLDDTPGLLDEPTFISSAFIPSEEKVYFFFREVGGEYDFFEKLIVPRIAQVCTSDMGGQRTLQKRWTTFVKAQLLCQATNELPYNILQDVVTLPPPEGATDDETLFYGIFGSQWPGGNSGKSAVCAFQLRDVKKVFSGNYKVLNRDTLRWSTRLQEKEANPGECGLHNASDSTLRFVKENFLADLGVPPHGKAPALVSADHRYRRIAVQTTRGADGRDYTVLFLLTESGFLQKVVLLDQGPHIIEEVQVFQQPQAVSNLLLSVSKGVVFVGTSHGVVRVPVSNCSYYWSCAECVLSRDPFCAWDPHRQACAEVSSIPADASQDVAGVNVAGMCSEATITPRARSGQPRTPTEEEVLVSLNEVVTLRCPGTSRLASLLWDGPSGPLAPELYLQRDDGRLSFLASALTLGPHRCYSLESGHQQALALYAVTQRDAPAGGPAQTPTPGAAPTRGVTPSAPARQPGGGPAAETTSEAPSHTAAPEPTTGSRAPVPAATRNPSAAERPGPAPDPPQGRSYYEELVAVSVLLALALCALTAGALCWLRQRCRRKAAPQVYPRRASEADVPQEHDPLAPDAPKLQQSKPPLALENGSLTGSNGHLPNTPI